The genomic DNA TTTCGAAGACGGCCGCGTAATCGCCGACGAAGAATTGAAGACCGAATTCGCCAAGCGGGCCCCGTACGGCAAATGGCTCAAGAACCAACGCATTCAACTTTCGGACCTGCATCCCGAAGAGGAACCGCACGGCTTCGATTCCGACACCTTGCTACAACGGATGCAAGCGTTTGGTTACACCATCGAAACGATGCAGTTCATGCTGCGTCCGTTGGTCACCGAGCTCCGCGATCCCGTCGGATCGATGGGGAACGATTCGGCCCTGGCCTGTCTTAGCGACAAGCCACGGATGATCTACGACTACTTCAAGCAGTTGTTCGCTCAGGTGACCAACCCGGCGATCGATTCGATCCGTGAAGAGATCATCATGTCGTTGGAGTGTTACATCGGTCCCGAGCTGAACCTGCTCGAAGCGACCGAGGAGCACTGTCACCGCCTGCTAGTGCCTCACCCGATCCTGACCAATGAAGAATTGGCGGCGTTGAAGCACCTGGACCACCGCGGCTGGAAGTCGCAGACGATTGACATCACCTTCGACCGATCCGAAGGAACCGATGGCCTGCGAAACGCTTTACTGCGAATCGCAGCCGAAGCGGAAGCGGCCGTCGACGCGGGTTTCTCGATCATCGTACTGTCGGACCGCGGGATCAGCCACGATCGCGTTCCGGTCAGCTCGCTGCTGGCCGCTGGTGCGGTGCACCAACATTTGGTTCGCAAGGCCAAGCGAACGCAGATCGGTGTCGTCGTCGAATCGGGCGAAGCGCGCGAAGTCCACCACCACTGCTTGCTGATCGGTTACGGTGCCGACGCGATCAACCCTTACCTGGCGTTTGAATCGCTGTGGCAATCGCGTCGCGACGGCCTGTTGACCGGCAAACTGGACGACGACGACAAGATCGTTGCCGCCTACCGCAAGGGGGTCGCCAAGGGCATGCTCAAGGTGATGGCCAAGATGGGCATCAGCACGCTGCAAAGTTACAAGGGTGCTCAGATCTTCGAAGCGATCGGTTTGAATCACGATGTGATCGACCTCTGCTTCACGAACACCGCCAGCCGCATCGAAGGGGTCAACTTCAAACTGGTTGCCGAAGAGACGCTGCGTCGTCACCACCTGGGATATCCCGACGTCAAATCGGCTCAGCTGCCACAGCTGCCCAACGTCGGTGAATTCCACTGGCGTGCCGAAGGCGAAAAGCACGCTTGGGCTCCCGAATCGATCGCGTCGCTGCAAGCTGCCGCTCGGACCGGCAACAAGGATGCGTACTGGAAGTTCGCTAACTTCATCAACCACGACAACAAGACCCGCTGGACGCTGCGTGGCCTGCTCGACTTCAAAGAAGGCGGGACGGGTCCCCAGGTGCCATTGGAAGAAGTCCAATCCGCTTCGGAGATCGTCAAGCGATTCTGCACCGGGGCGATGAGCTTTGGTTCGATCAGTGCCGAATCGCATGAGACCCTTGCCGTCGCGATGAATCGCCTGGGCGGAAAGAGCAACACCGGCGAAGGTGGCGAAGATCCGTCGCGATTCCTACCGATGGCCAATGGCGACAGCAAGCGTTCAGCGATCAAGCAGGTCGCCAGCGGACGCTTTGGCGTGACGATCGAATACCTTGCCAACGCGGATGAAATCCAGATCAAGATCAGCCAAGGTGCCAAGCCGGGCGAAGGTGGCGAGCTGCCGGGTAAGAAGGTCGACAAGAACATCGCTCGAATTCGTTACAGCACGCCGGGCGTTCAGTTGATCAGCCCACCGCCGCACCACGATATCTATTCGATCGAGGATCTGTCGCAATTGATCCACGACCTGAAGAACAGCAACCCCGCGGCGCGGATCAGCGTGAAGCTGGTCAGCGAAGTTGGCGTGGGCGTTGTCGCTTCGGGTGTGGCGAAAGCACACGCCGATCACATCCTGATCTCGGGCGATTCGGGCGGTACGGGGGCTTCGCCGCTGACCAGCATCAAGCATGCCGGTCTGCCATGGGAATTGGGCATTGCCGAAACCCATCAGGTCCTGGTTTTGAACAACCTTCGCAGCCGCGTGGTTTTGCAAACCGATGGTGGTCTGAAGACGGGCCGCGATGTGGTCATCGCCGCGTTGTTGGGAGCTGAAGAGTTCGGTTTCTCGACCGCACCGCTGATCGCGTTGGGCTGCATCATGATGCGTAAGTGTCACTTGAACACCTGCCCAGTCGGAATCGCGACGCAGGACCCCGAACTGCGAAAGAAGTTCGCTGGCAAGCCGGAACACGTGGTCAATTACCTGTTCATGGTCGCCGAAGACGCACGTCAATTGATGGCCAAACTGGGCTTCCGATCGATCGACGAAATGGTCGGTCGCAGCGACGTCCTGAAGACCGACGATGCGATCCGCCACTGGAAGTCCGACGGCCTCGACCTGACTCCGATCCTACGCCCAGCGACCAAGATGCACGCCGACGTTGAAACGCGTTGCACCATCGCTCAAGACCATGGACTCGAGCACGCTTTGGACAACACCGTCATCTTGCCACGGGCAATGAAGACGCTGGAGACCAAAGAACCTGTCGTCATCGAATCGCCGATCGTGAACATCAACCGGACCGTCGGCACGATCCTGAGCCACGAGGTCGCGAAGCGATACGGCCAAACGGGACTGCCCGAAGACACGATCCACATCAAGCTGACCGGTTCGGCCGGACAGAGCTTGGGAGCGTGGTTGGCTCGAGGAATCACGATCGAACTCGACGGCGATGCCAACGATTTCGTCGGCAAAGGCCTCTCGGGCGGTCGGATCGTGATCTACCCACCGAAGGTTAGTTCGTTCACCGCCGAAGAGAACATCCTGGTCGGCAACGTCTGCCTGTATGGTGCCACGATGGGTGAAGCCTTCTTCCGCGGCCGGGCTGCCGAACGCTTCTCGGTTCGCAACAGTGGTGCCAACACCGTCATCGAAGGTGTCGGGGATCACGGTTGTGAATACATGACCGGTGGACGTGTGGTGATCCTTGGTTCGACGGGACGCAACTTTGCTGCCGGCATGTCGGGCGGTATCGCCTACATCTGGGACAAGGCGGGCGATTTCAGTCTGAACTGCAACCTGGGAACCGTCGAACTCGAACGGATCGAAACCGAAGCCGAACATGACGAGGTCAAGGAATTGATCGAAAAGCATGTTCGCTACACGGGCAGCACGGTCGGGCAGGAAGCCCTGGACGATTGGGACACCTTCGTGAAACAGTGTGTCAAAGTTATGCCAACCGATTACAAGCGTGTTTTGCAAGAACTGGCGGAAGCAAACCAGACGGTCAACGCTTAGTCTCCGCACCG from Rosistilla carotiformis includes the following:
- the gltB gene encoding glutamate synthase large subunit, with protein sequence MNTDFHLPPKQGLYDPAHEKDSCGVGFVAHIKGKPSHQIVLDADTILKNMDHRGACGCETNTGDGSGIMMGLPHRFLARVAQSEFGVTLPEPGRFAAGLVFLPQDDAERAYCKQEIEKLIAEAGQTLVGWRNVPQATDAADVGPTARKSEPNIEQLFVAAAEGIEGEAFERKLYSIRKRASHMLRGSKTLVQAKVFYICSLSTKVIIYKGMLTPAQLLPYYPDLTDPDFETHLAMVHSRFSTNTFPSWDRAQPLRFMSHNGEINTVRGNKNWMAAREGTARSESFGDELQSLFPVVEPECSDSGTFDNVLEFLLMNGRTLQEAIMMMVPEAWQKHDTMPEEKRAFYEYFSCMMEPWDGPASIAFTDGHYIGAVLDRNGLRPSRYYITTDDRVIMASEVGVLPVDPAIVKEKGRLQPGKMFLVDFEDGRVIADEELKTEFAKRAPYGKWLKNQRIQLSDLHPEEEPHGFDSDTLLQRMQAFGYTIETMQFMLRPLVTELRDPVGSMGNDSALACLSDKPRMIYDYFKQLFAQVTNPAIDSIREEIIMSLECYIGPELNLLEATEEHCHRLLVPHPILTNEELAALKHLDHRGWKSQTIDITFDRSEGTDGLRNALLRIAAEAEAAVDAGFSIIVLSDRGISHDRVPVSSLLAAGAVHQHLVRKAKRTQIGVVVESGEAREVHHHCLLIGYGADAINPYLAFESLWQSRRDGLLTGKLDDDDKIVAAYRKGVAKGMLKVMAKMGISTLQSYKGAQIFEAIGLNHDVIDLCFTNTASRIEGVNFKLVAEETLRRHHLGYPDVKSAQLPQLPNVGEFHWRAEGEKHAWAPESIASLQAAARTGNKDAYWKFANFINHDNKTRWTLRGLLDFKEGGTGPQVPLEEVQSASEIVKRFCTGAMSFGSISAESHETLAVAMNRLGGKSNTGEGGEDPSRFLPMANGDSKRSAIKQVASGRFGVTIEYLANADEIQIKISQGAKPGEGGELPGKKVDKNIARIRYSTPGVQLISPPPHHDIYSIEDLSQLIHDLKNSNPAARISVKLVSEVGVGVVASGVAKAHADHILISGDSGGTGASPLTSIKHAGLPWELGIAETHQVLVLNNLRSRVVLQTDGGLKTGRDVVIAALLGAEEFGFSTAPLIALGCIMMRKCHLNTCPVGIATQDPELRKKFAGKPEHVVNYLFMVAEDARQLMAKLGFRSIDEMVGRSDVLKTDDAIRHWKSDGLDLTPILRPATKMHADVETRCTIAQDHGLEHALDNTVILPRAMKTLETKEPVVIESPIVNINRTVGTILSHEVAKRYGQTGLPEDTIHIKLTGSAGQSLGAWLARGITIELDGDANDFVGKGLSGGRIVIYPPKVSSFTAEENILVGNVCLYGATMGEAFFRGRAAERFSVRNSGANTVIEGVGDHGCEYMTGGRVVILGSTGRNFAAGMSGGIAYIWDKAGDFSLNCNLGTVELERIETEAEHDEVKELIEKHVRYTGSTVGQEALDDWDTFVKQCVKVMPTDYKRVLQELAEANQTVNA